Sequence from the Streptomyces mobaraensis NBRC 13819 = DSM 40847 genome:
GCGCGCTCGGCGGCGCGGGAACCGATGATCACCCGCTGGCCGGCCTTGGCCAGCCGGTAGGCGAGGCCGCGGCCCTGGTCACCGGTGCCGCCGAGGACGCCGACCACCAGGCCGGAGACGTCCGGAAGGTCCCAAGGGTCCTTGGCTGCGGGCTTTGTTGTGTCAGCGGAAGTCGTCATGACAGCGATACTGTCACGCCCGCGGCGAGCGGTACCGAGCGGCGCCGCGCGCCATGGCGGCAACACCGCGAGCCGCGTCGGGCAGGGCCGCGAGCACCGCACCCGGCAACGGCCGCGGGCGACGGCGGGGAGCGGCGAGGACGGCGGCGAGGAACGGCGCGGGCAGGGCACCGAGGAGCGGCACCGGCGGCACAGAGGAGGCGGCACCGGAGCAGCACGAGCGGCAGCGAGGAGCGCCGCCAGCGGTACCGCCGCAGCGCCGTCCGCCGCACTCGGCAGCGCTCAAGCCACTTCCACACCACCGGCCGCACCGCGCGCACCGCCGCGGAACGCGGCCGACGCACGCGGCCGGGTCACGAACGGGTGAGCCGGGCGGCTTCCCCGTTTTCCTCCCGGTTCGTCGCGGCAGGATGGTGAGTCATGAACGCTGTGCGTGTCGCGCTGTTGCGCGAAGTGCTCGACGGGACCGACTGGTTGCGGGACACGCGCCGTTTCGCGGGGACACTGCGCCGGTCGGCCCGGGCGCGCGGCGGTGGCCTGCTGCTCGTCGGGACGGCGGAGTACGAGCCCTGGCACCTCGCGGCGCACCTGGACGAGGAGGCGGCCCGCTCCGGCCGCCCCGAGCTGCACCCCACCCTCGTCCGCCACCGGGTGCCGCCGGGCGCCCCCGCGCACCTGGCGGCGGGCCTGGAGCGGCTGGACGGCGGCGCCGGGCTCGGCGGGGCGCTGCTGCTGGTGGTGCCGCAGACCGGGCCGCCGCCCGGGGAGGCGCTGCTGGAACGGGTGGACGGCGTACGGCGCGGCGGGACGACGGTCCTCGCGCTGGACGGCGGAGCGGCCGGCGGCGAGGAGCTGCGGACCCTCGCGCACGAGGTACTGCCGGCCCCCGCCGCCACCGGCTTGGACCTGGACATGGTCCAGCACCTGGTCAGCGCCGCCGCGGGCGAGGACGTCCCGCCCGGACGCCGCTTCCGCGACCGGCTCTCCCGGCTGGCCGCCCGGCTCACGGCACCGCCCCCCGAGCCGTACCCCGGGAAGCCGTCCGGGCCGTACCCCAGGGAGCCGTGGTGACCCGGCCGGCGCGGCGCCTCCGGGCGCGTAGGGCGCCTCCCGGCACTCGGGCCGCGCCTCCGCGCCGTCGCCCGGCCCGGCCTCCCGCGTGAGACCCGTCACGCACCGCCGCCGCGTCACCCACCACGCGCGCGGCCACCCCCCGCACCCCAGGGGCCGCGCGGCTCACCGCGAACTCCCGCCCTACCGGGGCCTCTTCGCGACATTCCGGGAATTCACCCACCTCCACCCTTTCCCCCCATTCCGCCCCCTCCGCTCCCTTTGGAGCTCGGGCCCCGCGCGGCGCCAGGGAAAAGCGTTTGCTCGTACCACTAAGGCCACGGACCATGGACCCCCGTGACCGAGCACGATCCCTCCCCCTCCCCGCCCGATCCCCTCCTCGCCGGGGCCCCTGCCCAGGCCCCCGCCCCGGGCCGGCTGCGGGCGCTGCTGCCCGACCTGACGCCCTGGCGCTCGTCGCGCGACTTCCGGCGGATGTGGATGGCCGGGCTCGTCACCGTCTTCGGCAGCTTCCTCACCTTCGTCGCGCTCCCGGTGCAGCTCAAGGAGCTCACCGGTTCGACGCTCGCCGTCGGCGCGATCGGCGCGGTGGAACTCGTCCCGCTGATCGTCTTCGGCCTCTGGGGCGGCGCCCTCGCCGACGCCCTCGACCGCCGCAAGCTGATCCTCTGGACCGAGGCCGGACTGGGGGTGCTGAGCGCCTTGTTGCTGCTCAACACCCTGCTGCCGCACCCGCTCGTCTGGCCGCTCTACCTGGTCGCCGGCCTGGTCAGCGCGCTCACCGGGCTCCAGCGCCCGGCCCTGCAGTCGATCGTCCCGCGCATCGTCGCGCACGAGCAACTGCCCGCCGCCATCGCGCTGAACACCATGCGCTGGCAGGTCGGCGCCATCGCGGGGCCGTCCCTCGCGGGCGTGATAATCGCCTTCGGCGGCCTCCAGTGGGCCTACGCCCTGGACGTCGCCTCCTACGCGATCTCGGTCCTGTTCACCATCGGCCTGGCCGCCTCCCCGCCCGCGCGCGACGCCGACAAGCCGTCCGTGCGCGGCATCCTGGAGGGCGCCCGCTACGCCTGGAGCCGCAAGGAACTGCTCGGCACCTACGCCGTCGACATGGCCGCGATGTTCTTCGCCTTCCCCAACGCGGTCTTCCCGTTCCTCGCCGACGACCTCCACGCCCGCTGGGCGCTCGGCCTGATGTACGCGGCGAGCGCGATCGGTTCGCTGCTGGTCAGCCTGACCAGCGGCTGGGTCTCCCGGGTGCACCGGCACGGCCGGATGGTCGTCGGCGCGGCCCTCGCCTGGGGCGCGGCGATGGCGCTGGCGGGGTGGATGGGCAACATCTGGCTGGTGCTGGTGATGCTGGCGCTGGCCGGCGCGGCGGACACGGTCAGCGGCCTGTTCCGGTCGGCCATGTGGGACCAGACCATCCCCGACGAACTGCGCGGCCGGCTCGCGGGCATCGAGCTGCTCTCGTACTCGGTGGGCCCGCAGCTCGGCCAGGTCCGCGCCGGCGGCATGGCCGCGCTCACCAACGTCCGCGCCTCCATCTGGGCGGGCGGCCTGGCCTGCGTCGCCTCGGTCGGCCTGCTGGCCATGGCGCTGCCGAAGCTCCTCTCCTACGACCAGCGCACCGACGAACACGCGGTCCGCATGCGCGAACGCCAGGCGCGCAAGCCGGAGGTGACGGAGGCGGCGTAGGCCCGGCCCGGCCCCGTCCGGTCCCGTACGGGATCAGGCGCTCACCGCCGTCTCCAGCAGCTCCTTGAGCCGCACCAGGTCGGCGACGACCATCGCGGCGTCCCGCTCGAACTCGGCGTCGGTGGTCCCCGGCTGCCGGCGGAGGGTGAACACGGCCTCGGTCCCCGCCCCGTCGGCGATCACGCGGAACGGGTTGTGGACGGTCTCCCCCGACGGGAGGGTGACGTCGTGGTCGAGCACCCCGAACGCGTTGAGGGGCGCGAACGAGACCACGACCCGGCCCATGGGCGAGGACTCCGCGACCCACTGCTCCCCGCGCTTCTCGATGGAACCGCCCAGTCCACGGGCCCACGCGGGCAGGTTGGCGGGGTCGGACGCGTAGGCGTAGACCTCGTCGACGGGCCGGTCGATGTGGACGCCGATGTGACGGCTTCGCTTCTCGGTACCTGTCATGACGGCGACGATAGGGGGGCGACGCCGTACTCCTGAACGGATCACCGGGAGAACGTCCGGGAGAACGTCAGATCGCCGCGGAGTATCGCCGCGGAGTGAAGCGACCGGCCACCCGCCGGGTGGCGACTCATCAGCGGAACGGCGGCTCAGCCCGGGACCGGCGGCTCACCCGCTGAGCGGCAGCTCGCCCCGGGAACGGCGGCCCGTTCGCGGAGCGGCAGCCCACCCGGGAGCAGCGGCTGGTTCGAGATGCGAGAAGCGACCGCCGCCCCCGCCGAGCCGCCGCTCACCCGCGAACCGTCACCCCTCCCCGCCCGCACCCCCGCCCCGCTCCCCGTCGTTCCAGCGCGGGTCCTGGCGCCACTCCTCCTCGCGCTCCCGTGCCGTCTCCATGGCGTGGGCCGCCTCCTCGCGGGTGGCGTAGGGGCCGAAGCGGTCGGCGGCGCGGCACTGCGGACCCTCCTCGACCGTGCCG
This genomic interval carries:
- a CDS encoding SRPBCC family protein, whose protein sequence is MTGTEKRSRHIGVHIDRPVDEVYAYASDPANLPAWARGLGGSIEKRGEQWVAESSPMGRVVVSFAPLNAFGVLDHDVTLPSGETVHNPFRVIADGAGTEAVFTLRRQPGTTDAEFERDAAMVVADLVRLKELLETAVSA
- a CDS encoding MFS transporter — protein: MTEHDPSPSPPDPLLAGAPAQAPAPGRLRALLPDLTPWRSSRDFRRMWMAGLVTVFGSFLTFVALPVQLKELTGSTLAVGAIGAVELVPLIVFGLWGGALADALDRRKLILWTEAGLGVLSALLLLNTLLPHPLVWPLYLVAGLVSALTGLQRPALQSIVPRIVAHEQLPAAIALNTMRWQVGAIAGPSLAGVIIAFGGLQWAYALDVASYAISVLFTIGLAASPPARDADKPSVRGILEGARYAWSRKELLGTYAVDMAAMFFAFPNAVFPFLADDLHARWALGLMYAASAIGSLLVSLTSGWVSRVHRHGRMVVGAALAWGAAMALAGWMGNIWLVLVMLALAGAADTVSGLFRSAMWDQTIPDELRGRLAGIELLSYSVGPQLGQVRAGGMAALTNVRASIWAGGLACVASVGLLAMALPKLLSYDQRTDEHAVRMRERQARKPEVTEAA